A DNA window from Canis lupus familiaris isolate Mischka breed German Shepherd chromosome 10, alternate assembly UU_Cfam_GSD_1.0, whole genome shotgun sequence contains the following coding sequences:
- the ASCL4 gene encoding achaete-scute homolog 4 codes for METRRASGLLPWPRRLGPVPLDLPGTLPRLPPADPLGVPLRLHAACWARARAPGGRGPGLALPLPLPLACALEPAFLRRRNERERQRVRGVNEGYARLRDHLPRELAQRRLSKVETLRAAIRYIRHLQELLERQARAQDGPAAARTPRPADCNSDGESKASSAPSPCSEPEEAGS; via the coding sequence ATGGAGACGCGCAGAGCGTCCGGCCTGCTGCCCTGGCCGCGCCGCCTCGGCCCGGTGCCCCTGGACCTGCCGGGGACCCTGCCCCGCCTCCCTCCCGCGGACCCCCTCGGGGTGCCCCTGCGGCTGCACGCCGCGTGctgggcgcgggcgcgggcgccggggggccgcgggccgggcctggcgctgccgctgccgctgccgctggcCTGCGCCCTGGAGCCCGCCTTCCTCCGCAGGCGCAACGAGCGCGAGCGGCAGCGGGTGCGCGGCGTGAACGAGGGCTACGCGCGCCTGCGGGACCACCTGCCCCGCGAGCTGGCCCAGCGGCGGCTCAGCAAGGTGGAGACGCTGCGCGCCGCCATCCGCTACATCAGGCACCTCCAGGAGCTGCTGGAGCGCCAGGCCCGGGCGCAGgacggccccgccgccgcccgcaccCCGCGCCCGGCCGACTGCAACAGCGACGGCGAGTCCAAGGCCTCGTCGGCGCCTTCGCCCTGCAGCGAGCCCGAGGAGGCGGGCAGCTAG